AAAAAAACCTATCTAGAAATTAAGCGAACGtggaaaaattcttttttaagttGTACACCTTTCACCATTAGGTCATACACTCTATCACGATCTCTAAATTTTAGCGAAATTATGGGATTATGAAAGATTTCATGCAGGGAGGTGGTTGTCataacaatataattattttactcCAAAATGAAACTCAAATGCAAATGCAAACTCAAATGCATATACAGCTTTATACGACCCCTCGATAAGTTATTGTATGGGCTATGATACCCAGGTAAGCGTTAGCAtcaaggcctattggcctcttgttaaaaatagaagtatttttcaataatttctaatCCTCcaataattctctctctctctctctctctctctctctctctctcttacctcATAAATTTAGCATAATATAGATATCTCAAGAGGTTTTCtcattatatttttcatgttttaatcGTTTATTAATGACTTGATATTAGTCGTAGTTAATTGTAAATAAAGAGCGTATTGTTTTTTAGattgttaaattgttttaaatgattgtcTTAAAATGATAGATTAGCAATATAAATGTTTTGACTTggtaagtgttttgttttgaggAAGTGTACACCCTCGTGTGTAATTAAACAACAACTGCAATTTTTATTTCCCTATCAATACACGAAAGTTTAAATTATTGGTACTGTATTGCTTTGCTTACTATGTATCTTGTCTGGGGAGTCATTTGTGCTAACTTGTAACAAAGAAATGGAACGACGATGTTACGTAAGAGATATAATAAAGCCTTTAGTTTTTCCTCTTAAAAAAGGGCATTCAATAGTTAACACATAGTAGTGTGGTAGATTTATGTCTTGTTTTCAGTTATCTGGTTTTAAAGTTTACCGTTATGCAATTCCATGCAAAAAAGTCAGACATAAGTAAAACATATATGCAAGCAAGCTTGCGTTTCGTTTTTGGAAAAAGATTGCCAGAATATTTGAATAGCATATTGAGAAGAAACGAAAGACAATTGACACCGACAGACATCGAATTAGCCTAGGATGACATATAAAGGCAACTTGGATGCAAATGTACACTTATAAAATAAAACCGATCATTGAAATCTAGTAAAAATATGCCATTGTGTGTTATCTATAGCTATAAAAAGAAagacaaacattttttatgtaatatcgtcataattacatgtacgaaATGTAAAAGTCCATTCtcttttcatataaaatacaaaaaatacatttaaaaatttaatataatagaAATCTTAACATAGTTATTTTTCTAGTATGACATGTGAGGGTAACGAACAGTTCAAAATCAAAGGTGCAAAGAAAAATGggttttataatattcaaatagtatcataaaaaattcattCTTCACAAATCATTTTACAGAGGATGCTTTTCACTATAATTGTGATACTAGTTTATCTACGATCCAAATGACTACATGTAATTCCCGCAACTaagcaaagaaatgaaaattttcttttttaattttttttcttttactatttttctttatatatttctttatattttttcattttgaaaaatagagCGTGGGTCTTCTCAAGTCGATTTTCACATGTTTTGATTCATATAATTATTtgcatttatactttaaaaatgacacTTGCGCAAGCAAGCGATATTTCCCAGTCGAAATCTATTTGCAAACACCCATAATTTGCagcaaacattaatttactcaaataaaaaatatctacgATGCAATTTCTGCATTATAACGTCAGAGTTGTAATATCCTTTTACACACGtgttttcaatatgatttcaacGTCGCCCACCTTATGTTTAAAACTCTTTATAAAACCTAATTTTGGGgcaaaaatgcataataccgctCATAGTCCTCAActgttttttattcatatacagTTTGGTagaattgtttaattaaaaagtcCAGTtgagttatacatgtatcagtttgttttattattattataatttcgCAACAATCGTGCACCATATTAGGCTATTAAAACTTTAATGACATGTGTTTATATCccggaagaaaaaaaacccttcattttaaaaaaatgcagcTCTGTGCTAAGTGTGTTTTTAAGTTTTCTCTTGCTCGATTGGTTTTGGACATTTTTCTGTTGCTTCTACGTAAGTATGGACttttcatacatacatgtccATAATATGTCCTTGAATCTTATAAAAAATCAAGGAGTTAAATAGAAAATTAGCATAGGTATCTTTTTGGATTTATGAAATgccattcattaaaataaaccaTTATATAAGTGACTTAAGATTAATCGTACATCAAAAGCATTCATTTTGGATTAAAACAGCtttttaaattatagaagcTATCACTTTTCTTGATAAcatataaaaagtataaataagttttaaaacacGGTTCTGTTTAGCATCAATTATTCAGTACTGAGACATATTTTGTGTTAAAAATacttgtatcatataaaaaacTTAGTTAAAGCATTGCAATAAACCTATATAaccatatatgtatgtatagtTCTTCTCATTTACTTGTGATAATAAATCTGCGTACATATGCAATACACAGTTTTAAGATTAAAGACAATCAAGATTCCTCTTTTGTGTTTTGTGGTTAATGATATGAGCTTTTAACATCTTAATAACCATGTAATTTAGATTGGACAGATATAAAATTTAGATTGGACTGATaataaattaagatttatttttaagagaaagtGTTCAGGAAATGATGTACAGTTTCATATACGTAATGTTCTTCTATGAGACTAGTTGTAGTGTCTCATAAGTTTGAATAGTAGTTACCTATGTATTCGCATACATGCTATTATTTGGTAATAGAAACGTTAAGTTTgatataaacaaattgaaaaaaaaatgatattttgagtACATATAATCAAAAATAACCGATTAATCTTTATGATCAATAGCACAAATCCATTGTCTTGAGACAATATATGGACATGAGGGAGACAATCTGAAACTGGTCTGTCCAGTTTCATTGCCAGTAGATAACATAAGAATGACATGGATTGGACCACCTTCAaatactatatattcttacgaTGGAGTTATAAATCCTAAAATCCATAGAAGAGATCGTTTGTCTGTGATAATGAACCCAGCGACAGGGATGTACAATCTTGTCATAATGAACATAAGCCAACTAGAGGACGAAGGGACATATTCGTGCAGTGTTACAGCTTCAAGCACTGTCCAACAATCATTCGTGAACGTTGCCTTTTATGGTATTTAATACAAATTTgtgtgaaataaatttgaatttccaCAATTCCTTATTGAAAAGCGATAGCACAGAGTTTATTGAATAAGTTATCGATACAATAATGAAGCACTTTTTAAGAAGGCTGGATAGTTGTGGCCATTTTTGGACTTTATCAATTTCCTTCATATAAAGAGCTTCATgcaaattttcaatgtttaaggctaaaatattagaaatgttttttaataactATTAGTTTATGACTAAGCAAATCACATTGTTGTAGATCTCATGGCTATTTTATTGACCATCCCGTCTCTTTAACTTTGCAAATAAAAAGATGATACTGCaacaattattaaatatttactgATTTTGAATCAACATGTTAGAGCGGTCAACGTTAAgaactttattttgtttagaGTGTTTGGTGTCATTTTGTTTCGAAAACATACTTATTGCTTAAACTacataatatcttttaaattcttataataataagtttgtaatttttttaattcattttattctgTCCACAATTTCTAATTTTTCCTATGAAAATGCATAAAGGTAGTTCATAGCAACGCCCGTGATATTGAAAACTTTCAATTTAAATCACCTTAacttgaattaataaaatcacaCTAAATTGagttaatcattatttttatttttatcaagaaTATTCTCTCACGATTATAAACATTAActttgcatttaatttaaagttttgGTGTTGctcatgcaataaaaaaaaaatcgaggtGGGGTGTAGGGTTAGGGTGACAGAATAACTCCAGTTTCATGACCCTAAACATTTTATAAGCTTTATATGTATAAgttcataataaataataactaaggaaatgcaaatatttcataattgcAAACAGAAAAAGAAACGTTTTTTCTTGTGagtaattttgatattaatacatatctgtcaaaatttcatttcagataTACCAAGCATTACAGTATTTCAAGCATACCAAAGACATGAAGTAAATGAATCGTCACCCTTTGGACTAACATGCAATGTAAACAGTTCCACGCCCACTAACATGTCGATCCGGAATCAAGATACCGGCGAGGTTATTGTTGCTGGTGTTTTTACGGATATCCTTAACTTTACAGACACATCAGCCAAGTGTTATCAGACAGCAGAGTATATCTGTACAGCAACTAACGGTGGAGGCAGCATCGAGTCAAGTCCAGTCAAGATCTCTGTgcattgtaatattttaattcttgCAATATTCTAAATCAAGATAAACTcacaaaattattcttatttagtatatatgaatatattggAAGATTACACAGCAAGCAACATGcttatgaaaaaatgacaaccTGAACTTATATATTCCTCATAATTCCtctattttgaaatgtaaaaaaatgtcatattaaaAGATAATTCTACAGCTCATATCCATCGTAATGCTTTTGAAGGTGGGCCAAGACCATTGAATGGTATTTACTTCCAAAAACTCTATGCAACTCTTGGAAGCTCTATCGACCTATCTGTCAACGTAGCTGGATACCCTTTACCTAAATCAGAATGGACGTTCATTTCAACCACCGATAAGACCAATTTAAGTTCGTTTATGGAGACAAATACGTCCCTTAACATAACAACCGGTTCATATCACTTGAGAAAGACTTTTATGAAAGATGACGAATTTGGACTCTACACTCTTCATCTTACCAATAATATCGGAAAAGTTACAACTTACTTTTA
The window above is part of the Magallana gigas chromosome 10, xbMagGiga1.1, whole genome shotgun sequence genome. Proteins encoded here:
- the LOC105322119 gene encoding lachesin produces the protein MQLCAKCVFKFSLARLVLDIFLLLLPQIHCLETIYGHEGDNLKLVCPVSLPVDNIRMTWIGPPSNTIYSYDGVINPKIHRRDRLSVIMNPATGMYNLVIMNISQLEDEGTYSCSVTASSTVQQSFVNVAFYDIPSITVFQAYQRHEVNESSPFGLTCNVNSSTPTNMSIRNQDTGEVIVAGVFTDILNFTDTSAKCYQTAEYICTATNGGGSIESSPVKISVHCGPRPLNGIYFQKLYATLGSSIDLSVNVAGYPLPKSEWTFISTTDKTNLSSFMETNTSLNITTGSYHLRKTFMKDDEFGLYTLHLTNNIGKVTTYFYVLTEVSNEGILEVPENISVICSTENVAFLSWTTKQLTDSTNAPAFVVSYRRLDSHQVLNSSTIIGTSAMLKNLVKNAVYSFTVIAISSKGEKASTSQTCTVPGKPQNTPGMKFMLKFGFHNRH